The nucleotide sequence CGTTTTTTGTTCCAGCTTTTATTCCCATTAACCGCTTTCATATTTATGGGGCGATTTCACCGGATGGCAGCACGATCAAAGATCGTCTCTGTGATCAGATGGTTCACCCGAATTTTCCCGTCCCCATCCATGTCATGCAGTCGGACATGAAGTTCTATGACTTATCTCCGGGGGATGTATTGGCCTTAGATGATATTAAAATTGAAACGGCTGCTTTGAATCATCCCAATGTCGCCGTTGGCTATCGAGTGACTTGGCAAGGACGGACGGCTGTTTACTGTACAGATACCGAACATTTTCCCGATCGCTTCGATGAAAATGTTCTCCACCTGGCTAGGGATGCCGATGTTTTCATTTATGATGCCACCTATACCAACGACGAATATTACAATGATCAATTCCCCAAAATTGGTTGGGGACATTCGACTTGGGAAATGGGTGTGGAAGTGGCAAAAAAAGCCGGAGTTAAACAGGTGGTGATGTATCAACATGATCCCTCCCATACCGATGATATGCTCGATGAAATTGAAGCCCAAGTTCAAGCCGTTTTTCCCAATGGGGTTGTTGCCCGGGAAGGGATGATCTTAAAACTTGACTAAGAGCCGATCTCAACACAGAATGCACTACTTTAGGCTAGGATTTCAGTGATGTTGGCAGTTGACACTCTCAGGTCTGAAGACACGCTCGATTCTAACTTCAACCTGGACACTTGCTCGACCAGGGTTTCCCCAAGCAGAGTAGAGGTTTCCAGTCCATTAGCGTTACTTTGGGGATGCCCTCCCCTAGCTTGTTTACCAAGATTTAGAATATTAATTGCAGCATTTGTATCTCTATGCAATTCACATCCACAATTACAAATATGGGTGCGGGTTGATAGAGATTTTTTCACTATTACCCCACAATTACTACATTTTTGTGAAGTGTAATGAGGTGCAACCGGAAGTGCTAACTTATCAAATTTAGCTGCAAAATATTCTATCCATTTTCTCAACAAATACCAACTTGCATCACTAATTGATTTAGCTAAACAATGGTTTTTCACCAGATTTCTAACACTTAAATCTTCATAGACTACTACATCGTTAGATATGCATACGTTACGCGCAATTCTCTTTGCGTGTTCATTCCGTTGTCTACTTACTTTCAAATGTTTTCTACT is from Planktothrix serta PCC 8927 and encodes:
- a CDS encoding MBL fold metallo-hydrolase, which encodes MPVSDPPAQNPQSSDEATPMDKNSATDFSVRFWGVRGNIPTPGSQTVRYGGNTSCVEMRLGEKRLIFDAGTGLRVLGMDLLKQMPVEAYLFFSHTHWDHIQGFPFFVPAFIPINRFHIYGAISPDGSTIKDRLCDQMVHPNFPVPIHVMQSDMKFYDLSPGDVLALDDIKIETAALNHPNVAVGYRVTWQGRTAVYCTDTEHFPDRFDENVLHLARDADVFIYDATYTNDEYYNDQFPKIGWGHSTWEMGVEVAKKAGVKQVVMYQHDPSHTDDMLDEIEAQVQAVFPNGVVAREGMILKLD